One genomic segment of Pseudomonadota bacterium includes these proteins:
- a CDS encoding bifunctional folylpolyglutamate synthase/dihydrofolate synthase, translating to MIGYSDALKYLYGLEKFGMVFGLENIKWLLNIIDNPQSCLKTVHIGGTNGKGSVASMLSHILKEAGYTVGKYTSPHLVSFTERITVNEEDISEEEVAELTETIKKKVEKKDKERFFTFFDFTTALAFEHFSRKKTDISIIEVGLGGRFDSTNVVEPAISIITNVSYDHMQYLGEDIADITKEKAGIIKGNTPVITGAQGTSAKIIEATAKKLDSPVYKLHRDFSYKKTGDQMMSYAGIKKNIDNLSINLMGDHQFINGAISLCAAEVLSSSGFSINEDSMRKALASIKWQGRLEVVNENPTIILDGAHNPDSAHVLAEFFKSHYTDKKKILIFGVMKDKDCRKIIEKIVPFTDAVILTKPATERALPPDEMEGYVKNPFVTEDVRSALIKAKTIADENSLILVTGSFYTIGEAKAIIDEIF from the coding sequence GATAGGATATTCCGATGCTCTGAAATACCTTTACGGGCTTGAAAAATTCGGAATGGTATTCGGGCTTGAAAATATTAAATGGTTGCTCAACATTATTGACAACCCTCAATCCTGCCTTAAAACTGTTCATATTGGAGGCACAAACGGCAAAGGCTCTGTTGCAAGCATGCTGTCGCACATATTGAAAGAAGCGGGATATACGGTAGGCAAATATACGTCGCCGCATCTTGTATCCTTTACCGAAAGAATCACTGTCAACGAGGAAGATATTTCGGAAGAAGAAGTGGCAGAACTAACGGAAACGATAAAAAAAAAGGTTGAAAAAAAAGACAAGGAGAGATTTTTTACTTTCTTTGATTTTACAACAGCCCTCGCTTTTGAACATTTTTCCAGGAAAAAAACGGATATCTCCATTATCGAAGTGGGCCTTGGAGGGAGGTTTGATTCCACAAATGTGGTAGAGCCTGCAATAAGTATTATAACCAACGTATCGTATGACCATATGCAATACCTTGGAGAAGATATTGCTGATATAACAAAAGAGAAGGCAGGCATAATAAAAGGCAATACACCCGTTATAACCGGGGCACAGGGTACATCTGCAAAGATAATTGAGGCAACAGCCAAAAAACTCGACTCCCCGGTATATAAGCTTCACAGAGACTTTTCCTATAAAAAGACCGGGGATCAGATGATGTCTTACGCAGGCATCAAGAAGAATATTGATAATCTTTCGATAAATCTCATGGGAGACCATCAGTTTATCAATGGGGCAATATCCTTGTGCGCTGCCGAGGTATTGTCGTCCTCCGGATTCTCAATTAATGAAGATTCCATGCGTAAGGCCCTCGCAAGTATCAAATGGCAGGGCAGGCTTGAAGTAGTGAATGAAAACCCCACCATTATTCTCGACGGTGCGCACAACCCTGATAGCGCACACGTTCTTGCAGAGTTTTTTAAATCTCACTATACTGATAAAAAGAAAATATTGATTTTCGGTGTTATGAAGGATAAAGATTGTAGAAAGATTATTGAAAAAATAGTACCATTTACAGATGCAGTCATTCTTACAAAACCGGCGACGGAAAGAGCTCTGCCGCCTGATGAAATGGAAGGATACGTAAAGAATCCTTTTGTTACAGAAGATGTACGGAGTGCTCTGATAAAGGCAAAAACTATTGCCGATGAAAACAGTCTGATCCTTGTAACGGGATCGTTTTATACAATCGGGGAGGCAAAGGCAATCATTGATGAAATTTTTTAA